The genomic segment TAAAGAAGACAAGCTCTTGCAAACTGGTTTTACCGCCCTTGAAAAAGGGAATGTAGACATACAAGTGCTAGCCTGTTTCGTCCCCACTCAGGTGCCGTTTGGACGTCGCTTTCATACTGTGCTAGAAATGGTCGATATTTTTTATCAAAAGGTGGCGAGTGATAAATTCCGACCCATTTTCACAAAGGCAGATTTGGCTGAATGCGTATTAAAGGGACAGAAAGGGGCTATTCTGTTTGTAGAAGGCGCGCATGCTTTAGAAGAGAGTCTGGTTCAGCTACGTACATGGTTCCGGCTTGGGGTACGAGGAATGACGCTGACCTGGAATCATGGCAATGCCCTAGCAAGTGGAAATGGGGAGCCGAATCCAGGTGGACTTACTTCATTTGGCCGAGAAGTCATAGAAGAAATGAATCGGCTGGGGATGATCATTGATGTTTCGCATTTGGCCGATCCAGGATTCTGGGATGTACTAGAATGCTCGAAAGCACCAGTGATCGCTTCGCACTCGAACGTGAGAACGATATGCAATCACTCTCGCAATTTGACGGACGAACAAATACAAGCATTAATCGCCAA from the Brevibacillus brevis genome contains:
- a CDS encoding dipeptidase, translated to MKIFDAHSDVLCKLWQNPELDFYKEDKLLQTGFTALEKGNVDIQVLACFVPTQVPFGRRFHTVLEMVDIFYQKVASDKFRPIFTKADLAECVLKGQKGAILFVEGAHALEESLVQLRTWFRLGVRGMTLTWNHGNALASGNGEPNPGGLTSFGREVIEEMNRLGMIIDVSHLADPGFWDVLECSKAPVIASHSNVRTICNHSRNLTDEQIQALIAKDGAIGLTFVDFFTVPDKRTVWIDDLLRHLDHICALGGVDHVGFGSDFDGITETFGDMASSADYSQLLEALLKRYKEAEVLKFVQGNWLRVFGNVLQ